Proteins from a genomic interval of Nocardioidaceae bacterium:
- the msrB gene encoding peptide-methionine (R)-S-oxide reductase MsrB, which translates to MDTTGREYAVTKDDAQWREELSREEYQVLRQAGTERPFSSEYETLETPGVYACRACGAELFRSDTKFDAHCGWPAFYTPLAGDSVEYIEDRSFGQVRTEVRCANCGSHLGHVFKGEGFPTPTDERYCINGVALRLNPDA; encoded by the coding sequence ATGGACACCACCGGCCGCGAGTACGCCGTGACCAAGGACGACGCCCAGTGGCGTGAGGAGCTGTCCCGCGAGGAGTACCAGGTGCTGCGTCAGGCCGGCACCGAGCGACCCTTCAGCTCCGAGTACGAGACGCTGGAGACCCCCGGCGTGTACGCGTGCCGTGCCTGCGGCGCCGAGCTGTTCCGGTCCGACACCAAGTTCGACGCCCACTGCGGGTGGCCGGCGTTCTACACGCCGCTGGCCGGTGACTCGGTGGAGTACATCGAGGACCGCTCCTTCGGTCAGGTGCGCACCGAGGTGCGCTGCGCGAACTGCGGCTCCCACCTGGGCCACGTCTTCAAGGGCGAGGGGTTCCCGACGCCCACCGACGAGCGCTACTGCATCAACGGCGTGGCGCTGCGGCTCAATCCCGACGCCTGA
- a CDS encoding 3'-phosphoesterase — MASGDADLSEYEEKRDFASTPEPDASGDAPSADGPIFVIQRHDASSLHFDWRLEIDGVLVSWAVPKGPSTDPRDKRLATRTEDHPMDYADFEGRIGEGYGAGTVVVWDTGAYEHLTEVDGERVSAAEALGGGHIKVELHGSKLTGAYALTHTKLGGDDSNWLLVKVDDHGADARRNPTSTQNESVLSGKENADFETSES; from the coding sequence ATGGCCTCCGGTGACGCCGACCTGAGCGAGTACGAGGAGAAGCGCGACTTCGCGAGCACCCCTGAACCCGACGCGTCCGGTGACGCCCCGAGCGCCGACGGGCCGATCTTCGTCATCCAGCGGCACGACGCGAGCTCGCTGCACTTCGACTGGAGGCTCGAGATCGACGGGGTGCTGGTGAGCTGGGCCGTGCCGAAGGGCCCCTCGACAGACCCCCGCGACAAACGGCTCGCCACGCGCACCGAGGACCACCCGATGGACTACGCGGACTTCGAGGGTCGCATCGGCGAGGGGTACGGGGCCGGCACCGTGGTCGTGTGGGACACCGGGGCGTACGAGCACCTCACCGAGGTCGACGGCGAGCGGGTGTCCGCCGCCGAGGCGTTGGGGGGCGGGCACATCAAGGTCGAGCTGCACGGCTCGAAGCTGACCGGTGCGTACGCCCTGACGCACACGAAGCTCGGCGGCGACGACTCCAACTGGCTGCTCGTCAAGGTGGACGACCACGGCGCCGACGCGCGCCGCAACCCCACCTCGACGCAGAACGAGTCGGTGCTCTCCGGCAAGGAGAACGCCGACTTCGAGACGTCCGAGTCCTGA
- a CDS encoding MBL fold metallo-hydrolase, whose protein sequence is MQLTKLGHACVRLEKGGQVIVVDPGVEAFTPEADALEGVSAVLVTHEHPDHLDVERLRAAMSRDSGLVVVTCRGAADSLLDGATAGLAERVQVLHGGDSTEVAGFAVTGVGDEHALNHPDAPVVDNVGMMLDGRVVHLGDALTPTDAEVVLVAAQAPWMSVPDQARYLKSIPARRILGVHDGLLKDVGLGVVDRWLEHEGEVADREARRLRVGETVEV, encoded by the coding sequence ATGCAGCTCACCAAGCTCGGCCACGCCTGCGTACGCCTCGAGAAGGGCGGTCAGGTGATCGTCGTGGACCCGGGTGTGGAGGCCTTCACGCCCGAGGCCGACGCCCTGGAGGGGGTCTCGGCCGTCCTCGTCACCCACGAGCACCCCGACCACCTCGATGTCGAGCGTCTCCGCGCCGCCATGAGCCGGGACTCCGGGCTCGTCGTGGTGACCTGCCGAGGCGCGGCCGACAGTCTCCTGGACGGCGCCACCGCCGGGCTCGCCGAGCGCGTGCAGGTGCTGCACGGCGGCGACTCCACCGAGGTGGCGGGCTTCGCGGTGACCGGGGTGGGCGACGAGCACGCCCTCAACCATCCGGACGCACCGGTGGTCGACAACGTCGGCATGATGCTCGACGGGCGCGTGGTGCACCTCGGCGACGCGCTCACCCCCACCGACGCCGAGGTGGTGCTGGTCGCGGCGCAGGCGCCGTGGATGTCGGTGCCCGACCAGGCGCGCTACCTCAAGTCGATCCCCGCCCGACGGATCCTCGGGGTCCACGACGGGCTGCTGAAGGACGTCGGCCTCGGCGTCGTCGACCGCTGGCTCGAGCACGAGGGCGAGGTCGCCGACCGGGAGGCGCGGCGGCTGCGCGTCGGCGAGACGGTGGAGGTCTGA
- a CDS encoding low molecular weight phosphatase family protein, translated as MTAAGPPDAEARTPSVLFVCARNGGKSPMAEGLMRDLVEAAGNRVDVASAGTDPGTAPNALSVQVLAEVGVDIAGHVPRRLTPELVAGADRVVVLGREAQVDGAGTRVETWETDEPSVRGIEGIERMRLVRDDIAARVRRLAHELGID; from the coding sequence GTGACCGCCGCGGGTCCTCCTGACGCCGAGGCCCGTACGCCCTCCGTGCTCTTCGTCTGCGCCCGCAACGGCGGCAAGAGCCCGATGGCGGAGGGGCTGATGCGCGACCTCGTCGAGGCCGCCGGCAACCGCGTCGACGTGGCCTCGGCCGGCACCGACCCCGGCACGGCGCCCAACGCCCTGTCGGTGCAGGTGCTCGCCGAGGTCGGCGTCGACATCGCGGGACACGTGCCGCGACGGCTCACCCCTGAGCTCGTGGCGGGCGCCGACCGCGTCGTCGTGCTCGGGCGCGAGGCACAGGTCGACGGCGCCGGGACGCGTGTGGAGACGTGGGAGACCGACGAGCCGTCGGTGCGTGGCATCGAGGGGATCGAGCGCATGCGCCTGGTGCGCGACGACATCGCGGCCCGGGTCCGGCGGCTCGCGCACGAGCTCGGCATCGACTGA
- the arsB gene encoding ACR3 family arsenite efflux transporter, with protein MRRLSTLDRFLPLWIGVAMVVGLLLGRGVPGLDEALATVEIGSVSLLIAIGLLVMMYPVLAKVRYDELEHVTRDTRMLVTSIVLNWVLGPALMFVLAWLLLPDLPEYRTGLIIVGLARCIAMVLIWNDLACGDGEAAAILVAINAVFQIFAFAVLGWFYLQVLPGWLGLEQAALDVSIWSIAGSVLVFLGIPLAAGYLSRVLGERTRGREWYESRFLPRIGPAALYGLLFTIVVLFALQGDTITGAPLDVARIALPLLAYFVLMWGGSMLLTRALDFDYQRATAVSFTAAGNNFELAIAVAIGVFGVTSGQALAGVVGPLIEVPVLVGLVYVSLWARRFYREHDRAEVSS; from the coding sequence GTGCGCCGGCTCTCCACCCTGGACAGGTTCCTGCCCCTGTGGATCGGCGTCGCGATGGTCGTCGGTCTGCTGCTGGGTCGCGGCGTCCCCGGACTCGACGAGGCGTTGGCCACGGTCGAGATCGGCTCGGTCTCGCTGCTCATCGCCATCGGCCTGCTCGTGATGATGTACCCGGTGCTGGCGAAGGTCCGCTACGACGAGCTCGAGCACGTCACCCGTGACACCCGGATGCTCGTGACCTCGATCGTCCTGAACTGGGTGCTCGGACCCGCCCTGATGTTCGTGCTCGCGTGGCTCCTGCTGCCCGACCTGCCGGAGTACCGCACCGGTCTGATCATCGTCGGTCTCGCCCGCTGCATCGCGATGGTGCTGATCTGGAACGACCTGGCCTGCGGCGACGGCGAGGCCGCGGCGATCCTGGTCGCCATCAACGCGGTGTTCCAGATCTTCGCGTTCGCGGTGCTCGGCTGGTTCTACCTGCAGGTGCTGCCGGGATGGCTGGGACTGGAGCAGGCGGCCCTCGACGTCTCGATCTGGAGCATCGCCGGATCCGTGCTGGTCTTCCTCGGCATCCCCCTGGCCGCCGGCTACCTCAGCCGGGTGCTGGGCGAGCGCACCCGGGGGCGCGAGTGGTACGAGTCCCGGTTCCTGCCGCGCATCGGGCCCGCCGCGTTGTACGGCCTCCTGTTCACCATCGTCGTGCTCTTCGCCCTGCAGGGCGACACGATCACCGGGGCGCCGCTCGACGTCGCCCGCATCGCCCTGCCGCTGCTGGCCTACTTCGTGCTCATGTGGGGCGGCTCGATGCTGCTCACCCGGGCGCTCGACTTCGACTACCAGCGGGCGACCGCGGTGTCCTTCACCGCGGCCGGCAACAACTTCGAGCTCGCCATCGCGGTGGCGATCGGGGTCTTCGGTGTCACCTCCGGGCAGGCGCTCGCCGGCGTCGTCGGACCGCTGATCGAGGTGCCGGTGCTGGTCGGCCTGGTGTACGTGAGCCTCTGGGCGCGCCGCTTCTACCGCGAGCACGACCGTGCGGAGGTCTCCTCGTGA
- a CDS encoding metalloregulator ArsR/SmtB family transcription factor — translation MLKAIADPARLRLLSLVLSHEGAEACVCDLLPFFDLSQPTISHHLKVLHDAGLLDREKRGTWVFYIARPAAMSALGSLFGSAAVPA, via the coding sequence ATGCTGAAGGCCATCGCGGACCCGGCCCGCCTCCGGCTGCTGTCCCTCGTCCTGTCCCACGAGGGCGCCGAGGCGTGCGTCTGCGACCTCCTGCCGTTCTTCGACCTCTCCCAGCCCACGATCAGCCACCACCTCAAGGTGCTGCACGACGCCGGGCTCCTCGACCGGGAGAAGCGCGGCACGTGGGTCTTCTACATCGCACGCCCCGCGGCGATGTCGGCCCTAGGCTCGCTCTTCGGCAGTGCGGCGGTGCCGGCATGA
- a CDS encoding acetoacetate--CoA ligase, with amino-acid sequence MQTETPDLLWQPTPATFDGSGLAAYLDFLRAWEPDGFTAPGPEVTDPAPGEALPSYASLWRWSTADLPAFWASLWDFLGHAEGSGHRPSAPEEVLPDASMPGARWFPGAPVNFAERCLAGGEPDDLAVVCRDETGARTETTYAALSRQVAGLAATFRDLGVGPGDAVAGYLPNRLETLVAMLASASVGAVWTCAAPEFGTPSVLSRFEQLGPRVLVAVDGYRYGGADHDRRTEVAALAESLPTLTDVVEVPLLGLGLGNDLPAATLAWDEAVRGPDQHPAAKPAHVATEFSDPLWVLWSSGTTGRPKGIVQSHGGITLELGKALSLGCDVRRGDRYFVATSAGWMMWNFAVAGLLVGAEVVLYDGSPTHPDADGVWRVAAEEGAAVVGVGAAYLTAGMQRGREPSAYDLGALRSLLQTGSTLPEEAWRWIGRELPGVQLQSISGGTDVCSVLAGTSPLLPSVVGRISAPWLGVDLEAWDVDGRPVTGEEGELVVRSPMPSMPLGLLGDDDGSRYRAAYFDVFPGTWRHGDWVVVHDDLTLAVAGRSDATLNRGGVRIGSAELYDVLDDLEGLADSLVVGVDLADGEYWMPLFVVPDGDQVVDHDFADRLRTTLRTRLSPRHVPDEVIEVPRVPRTLTGKRLEVPVTRILADPEGSARIAGDQAGRGAVDHPEMLDWFAAYAVHRRDTRAAPPASG; translated from the coding sequence GTGCAGACCGAGACACCCGACCTGCTGTGGCAGCCCACGCCGGCGACCTTCGACGGCTCCGGGCTCGCTGCCTACCTCGACTTCCTGCGTGCCTGGGAGCCCGACGGGTTCACCGCTCCCGGCCCCGAGGTGACCGATCCGGCGCCGGGGGAGGCCCTGCCCTCCTACGCGTCGCTGTGGCGGTGGTCCACCGCGGACCTGCCGGCGTTCTGGGCGAGCCTGTGGGACTTCCTCGGGCACGCCGAGGGCTCGGGGCACCGTCCCTCGGCCCCCGAGGAGGTGCTCCCCGACGCCTCCATGCCGGGCGCGCGGTGGTTCCCCGGGGCGCCGGTGAACTTCGCCGAGCGGTGCCTGGCCGGCGGGGAGCCCGACGACCTCGCCGTGGTCTGCCGCGACGAGACCGGGGCCCGCACCGAGACGACGTACGCCGCGCTGTCGCGGCAGGTCGCGGGTCTCGCCGCGACCTTCCGCGACCTCGGCGTCGGACCGGGTGACGCCGTCGCGGGATACCTGCCCAACCGGCTGGAGACGCTCGTCGCGATGCTCGCCTCGGCGTCGGTGGGCGCGGTGTGGACGTGCGCGGCGCCGGAGTTCGGCACCCCGAGCGTGCTGAGCCGCTTCGAGCAGCTCGGTCCGCGCGTGCTGGTCGCGGTCGACGGCTACCGCTACGGCGGTGCCGACCACGACCGGCGTACGGAGGTCGCGGCGCTCGCCGAGTCGCTGCCGACGCTGACCGACGTGGTCGAGGTGCCGCTGCTGGGGCTCGGGCTCGGCAACGACCTCCCTGCCGCGACCCTGGCGTGGGACGAGGCCGTCCGCGGGCCCGACCAGCACCCCGCTGCGAAGCCCGCCCACGTCGCCACCGAGTTCTCCGACCCTCTCTGGGTGCTGTGGTCCTCGGGCACGACCGGACGGCCCAAGGGGATCGTGCAGTCCCACGGCGGCATCACCTTGGAGCTCGGCAAGGCCTTGTCCCTCGGCTGCGACGTGCGACGCGGCGACCGCTACTTCGTCGCGACCTCCGCGGGCTGGATGATGTGGAACTTCGCCGTCGCGGGACTTCTGGTCGGCGCCGAGGTCGTCCTCTACGACGGCTCGCCGACCCACCCCGACGCCGACGGTGTGTGGCGCGTCGCCGCCGAGGAGGGCGCTGCGGTGGTCGGGGTCGGCGCGGCGTACCTCACCGCGGGGATGCAGCGGGGCCGCGAGCCCTCGGCGTACGACCTCGGCGCGCTGCGCTCGCTGCTGCAGACCGGCTCGACGCTGCCCGAGGAGGCGTGGCGGTGGATCGGCCGCGAGCTGCCCGGGGTGCAGCTGCAGTCGATCAGCGGCGGCACCGACGTCTGCTCCGTGCTCGCCGGCACCTCGCCGCTGCTGCCCAGCGTCGTCGGTCGGATCTCGGCGCCGTGGCTCGGGGTGGACCTGGAGGCCTGGGACGTCGACGGGCGCCCCGTCACCGGCGAGGAGGGTGAGCTCGTCGTGCGCTCCCCGATGCCCTCGATGCCGCTGGGCCTGCTCGGCGACGACGACGGGTCGCGGTACCGCGCGGCGTACTTCGACGTCTTCCCCGGCACGTGGCGCCACGGCGACTGGGTCGTCGTGCACGACGACCTGACGCTGGCGGTGGCCGGCCGGTCGGACGCGACGCTCAACCGCGGTGGCGTACGCATCGGCTCCGCCGAGCTCTACGACGTGCTCGATGACCTCGAGGGCCTCGCCGACAGCCTGGTGGTCGGTGTCGACCTGGCGGACGGGGAGTACTGGATGCCGCTGTTCGTCGTGCCCGACGGCGACCAGGTCGTCGACCACGACTTCGCCGACCGTCTCAGGACGACGCTGCGCACCCGCCTCTCACCCCGGCACGTGCCCGACGAGGTCATCGAGGTGCCGCGGGTGCCGCGCACCCTGACGGGCAAGCGGCTCGAGGTGCCGGTGACCCGCATCCTCGCCGACCCCGAGGGGTCCGCCCGCATCGCGGGCGACCAGGCGGGCAGGGGCGCGGTCGACCATCCCGAGATGCTCGACTGGTTCGCCGCGTACGCCGTGCACCGCCGCGACACACGTGCGGCCCCACCCGCGTCGGGGTAG
- a CDS encoding DUF2252 family protein encodes MASDDLSGKTRADLLELARDRGVSGRSSMSKKELQHALARAMREPGEPGEAPAADRLQAFRDLAARRARGEMVFLPSNLTGHERRMHVRQTLREDHQKRISTRAEDTAAKFTKLHDNLFSFFRGTCLLFYRDMAGEDAWMPTVLTLGDVHPENFGVMPSADNVPIFGVNDFDEAFYAPFTWDLKRGAAGFVIGAEVEGELGRKHQRRIAAAFVSGYVEAMQEYADDAIEQQGQLRQDNAPKVIRKLIESAVEEPQADWLARKYHDEHRRGFRADDEHVPVSGRREEFQEALDRFVEENDIEVPERTRGMKVKDVCQRLGQGTASLGLPRYYLMIEGPNGDGTDDVILEFKQARRSALAGLAPPSEFVMDGSAQRISHAQGVHLVRGDRFYGAVEMDGLSFMVRERAPFRDDIDLDELSKKTWRKYAAICGRSLAQSHALSDEAGLLDHDIEPDILAAMGPRDLFVHDIVEWAMESADRHREDHRHFRRDHELGAFAAVDRVFK; translated from the coding sequence ATGGCATCCGACGACCTGAGCGGCAAGACACGCGCTGACCTGCTGGAGCTCGCTCGCGACCGGGGGGTCTCCGGGCGGTCGTCGATGAGCAAGAAGGAGCTGCAGCACGCCCTGGCCCGCGCGATGCGTGAGCCCGGCGAGCCGGGGGAGGCCCCGGCGGCGGACCGGCTCCAGGCGTTCCGCGACCTCGCCGCACGCCGCGCGCGCGGGGAGATGGTGTTCCTGCCGAGCAACCTCACGGGTCACGAGCGGCGCATGCACGTACGCCAGACGCTGCGCGAGGACCACCAGAAGCGCATCTCGACCCGCGCCGAGGACACCGCGGCCAAGTTCACCAAGCTGCACGACAACCTGTTCTCCTTCTTCCGCGGCACCTGCCTGCTCTTCTACCGCGACATGGCCGGCGAGGACGCCTGGATGCCGACCGTGCTGACCCTGGGCGACGTGCACCCGGAGAACTTCGGGGTGATGCCGAGCGCCGACAACGTGCCGATCTTCGGCGTCAACGACTTCGACGAGGCGTTCTACGCGCCCTTCACCTGGGACCTCAAGCGTGGGGCGGCGGGCTTCGTGATCGGCGCCGAGGTCGAGGGCGAGCTGGGTCGCAAGCACCAGCGCAGGATCGCTGCGGCGTTCGTGAGCGGCTACGTCGAGGCGATGCAGGAGTACGCCGACGACGCCATCGAGCAGCAGGGCCAGCTGCGGCAGGACAACGCCCCGAAGGTCATCCGCAAGCTCATCGAGAGCGCCGTCGAGGAGCCGCAGGCCGACTGGCTGGCGCGCAAGTACCACGACGAGCACCGCCGCGGCTTCCGCGCCGACGACGAGCACGTGCCGGTGTCCGGTCGTCGGGAGGAGTTCCAGGAGGCACTCGACCGCTTCGTGGAGGAGAACGACATCGAGGTGCCGGAGCGTACGCGTGGCATGAAGGTCAAGGACGTCTGCCAGCGGCTCGGGCAGGGCACGGCCTCCCTCGGTCTCCCTCGCTACTACCTGATGATCGAGGGGCCGAACGGCGACGGCACCGACGACGTGATCCTGGAGTTCAAGCAGGCCCGACGCTCGGCTCTCGCCGGGTTGGCACCGCCGAGCGAGTTCGTCATGGACGGCAGCGCCCAGCGCATCTCCCACGCCCAGGGCGTCCACCTCGTGCGCGGTGACCGCTTCTACGGCGCGGTGGAGATGGACGGGCTGAGCTTCATGGTGCGTGAGCGGGCACCGTTCCGGGACGACATCGACCTCGACGAGCTCAGCAAGAAGACCTGGCGCAAGTACGCCGCGATCTGCGGCCGCTCACTGGCCCAGTCCCACGCGCTGAGCGACGAGGCGGGACTGCTCGACCACGACATCGAGCCCGACATCCTGGCCGCGATGGGACCGCGGGACCTCTTCGTGCACGACATCGTGGAGTGGGCGATGGAGAGCGCCGACCGTCACCGCGAGGACCACCGGCACTTCCGGCGCGACCACGAACTCGGTGCGTTCGCGGCGGTGGACCGCGTCTTCAAGTAG
- a CDS encoding sigma-70 family RNA polymerase sigma factor, with amino-acid sequence MAPGPGVRRAVPHPAPTQPASAERLEDLDDLESVHRRHVDAVARAVRSVVVDPDSVADVVQETFLRAWRSRETYDPVRAPLRPWLLLVARGAAIDYVRARRARPWHRSLVPPAEMPETEHADPGEQLVLAWMVEEEVRRLPETHRVVIVETHLRARPYAEVAADLGIPVGTVRSRVFNALRMMRRSLESQGVTL; translated from the coding sequence GTGGCACCGGGCCCGGGAGTGCGCAGAGCGGTCCCGCACCCTGCCCCCACGCAACCGGCGTCGGCCGAGAGGCTCGAGGACCTCGACGACCTGGAGTCGGTCCACCGCCGTCACGTCGACGCCGTGGCCCGCGCCGTACGCAGCGTGGTCGTGGACCCCGACTCCGTCGCCGACGTCGTGCAGGAGACGTTCCTGCGCGCCTGGCGCAGCCGGGAGACCTACGACCCCGTGCGGGCGCCGCTGCGACCGTGGCTGCTGCTGGTGGCGCGGGGTGCGGCGATCGACTACGTGCGCGCACGACGGGCGCGTCCGTGGCACCGTTCCCTCGTGCCGCCCGCCGAGATGCCCGAGACCGAGCACGCCGACCCCGGCGAGCAGCTCGTGCTGGCGTGGATGGTGGAGGAGGAGGTGCGACGCCTCCCCGAGACCCACCGTGTGGTGATCGTGGAGACGCACCTGCGGGCGCGTCCGTACGCCGAGGTCGCTGCCGACCTGGGCATCCCCGTCGGCACGGTGCGCAGCCGCGTCTTCAACGCGCTCCGCATGATGCGGCGCTCGCTGGAGAGCCAGGGGGTCACGCTGTGA
- a CDS encoding zf-HC2 domain-containing protein has protein sequence MNELLGAYALGHLDDAEARAVERHLSTCEVCRAELQDVEPVAARLRELSAETDTGATGARWPSVDRRRRRAPAALAAALAAAAVVVSLGVGGLLGRASAPSEGPGAPVEAVALGTTPSATTSAPEVTDAGLIAHTWGVELLMSGSGFRAGDVYSVRFRSETGAWQPAGEFIGTGGDELDCQMQSGLLREDAVAVQVLDEDGRPVLAADL, from the coding sequence GTGAACGAGCTCCTCGGGGCGTACGCCCTCGGTCACCTCGACGACGCCGAGGCGCGTGCGGTCGAGCGGCACCTGAGCACGTGCGAGGTGTGCCGGGCGGAGCTGCAGGACGTCGAGCCGGTCGCCGCCCGGCTGCGCGAGCTCTCCGCCGAGACGGACACGGGCGCGACCGGTGCGCGGTGGCCGTCCGTGGACCGACGCCGCCGCCGTGCACCTGCGGCCCTCGCCGCCGCCCTCGCCGCCGCGGCCGTGGTCGTGTCCCTGGGTGTCGGGGGACTGCTGGGACGTGCCTCGGCCCCGTCGGAGGGGCCGGGCGCCCCGGTCGAGGCCGTGGCACTCGGCACGACGCCGTCCGCGACGACCTCGGCGCCGGAGGTGACCGACGCCGGTCTCATCGCCCACACCTGGGGGGTCGAGCTGCTCATGAGCGGCAGCGGTTTCCGGGCCGGTGACGTCTACAGCGTCCGGTTCCGATCGGAGACCGGCGCCTGGCAGCCGGCCGGCGAGTTCATCGGCACCGGTGGCGACGAGCTCGACTGCCAGATGCAGTCGGGGCTGCTGCGGGAGGACGCCGTCGCGGTGCAGGTGCTCGACGAGGACGGGCGCCCCGTACTCGCCGCGGATCTCTGA
- a CDS encoding nucleoside/nucleotide kinase family protein: MLADPAGSSARRLIGLAGPPGCGKSTLAARIAEAYALPVVPMDGFHLADVELGRRGLRERKGAPETFDAWGYAALLARLADRPAHVVMAPSFDRDLDQPLAGAVPVTPEARCVLTEGNYLLLEDGGWAAAHRHLDEVWFLDVPPAVRRERLVARHVRHGRTTAQARAWVERVDEPNARRVEASRERAEVILDLADWDHPGRR, encoded by the coding sequence TTGCTCGCCGACCCGGCGGGAAGCTCCGCGCGGCGCCTGATCGGCCTGGCCGGGCCTCCGGGATGCGGGAAGTCGACGCTGGCGGCACGGATCGCGGAGGCGTACGCGCTGCCCGTGGTGCCGATGGACGGCTTCCACCTCGCCGACGTCGAGCTGGGACGACGCGGGCTGCGCGAGCGCAAGGGCGCACCGGAGACCTTCGACGCGTGGGGCTACGCCGCGCTCCTCGCCCGCCTGGCGGACCGTCCCGCGCACGTGGTCATGGCGCCGTCCTTCGACCGCGACCTCGACCAGCCGCTGGCCGGGGCCGTCCCGGTGACGCCGGAGGCGAGGTGCGTGCTGACGGAGGGCAACTACCTGCTGCTCGAGGACGGGGGCTGGGCCGCGGCGCACCGGCACCTCGACGAGGTGTGGTTCCTCGACGTCCCGCCCGCGGTGCGGCGCGAGCGGCTGGTGGCGCGGCACGTACGCCACGGCCGTACGACCGCGCAGGCGCGCGCCTGGGTCGAGCGGGTGGACGAGCCGAACGCCCGCCGGGTGGAGGCCTCACGCGAGCGGGCCGAGGTGATCCTCGACCTCGCGGACTGGGACCACCCCGGGCGCCGCTGA
- a CDS encoding TIGR03618 family F420-dependent PPOX class oxidoreductase, with translation MPTWKPAPDPTDPDAPAHADWTSLPADLLAFWRERHLTTLTTLRADGRPHVVPVGCVLDTDRRCAWVITSGDSVKARHLGARPDGPVAVCQVDGGRWSTLEGTARVLGDAASVAYAEQRYAERYRVPRENPARVALRIEVGAILHSRRV, from the coding sequence GTGCCCACCTGGAAGCCCGCCCCGGACCCGACCGACCCCGACGCCCCCGCCCACGCCGACTGGACGTCGCTGCCGGCCGACCTGCTCGCCTTCTGGCGCGAGCGGCACCTGACGACGCTCACCACGTTGCGCGCGGACGGCCGGCCCCACGTCGTCCCGGTGGGATGCGTGCTGGACACCGACCGTCGCTGCGCCTGGGTGATCACCTCCGGCGACTCGGTCAAGGCGCGCCACCTCGGCGCCCGGCCCGACGGCCCCGTGGCCGTCTGCCAGGTCGACGGCGGCCGCTGGTCGACGCTCGAGGGCACCGCCCGGGTCCTGGGCGACGCGGCGTCCGTGGCGTACGCCGAGCAGCGGTACGCCGAGCGCTACCGCGTGCCGCGGGAGAACCCGGCCCGGGTCGCCCTGCGCATCGAGGTCGGCGCGATCCTGCACTCACGGAGGGTCTGA